gctaacaagcagccatctaagatgcatcaattggtcccaacccacctcgatcaaaggagaatgaagaacaccaaggtcacacgaaaactatgagcccaagagacagaaagggccacatgaactagagacttacatcatcctgagaccagaagaactagatggtgcccggccacaactgatgactggcctgacagggagcacaacagagaacccctgagggagcaggagaacagtgggatgcagaccctaaactctcataaaaagaccagacttaatggtctgactgagactagaagaatccctgcggtcatggtcctcaaaccttctgttggcccaggacaagaaccattcctgaagacaactcatcagacatggaagggactggacaatgggttggagagagatgctgatgaaagtgagctacttgtatcaggtggacacttgagactgtgttggcgtcacctgtctggaggggaaatgggagggtagagaggattagaaactggcaaaatgatcacaaaaggagagacttgagggagggagcgggctgactcattagggggagagtaaatgggagtatgtagtaaggtgtatataagcttatatgtgacagactgacttgatttgtaaactttcacttaaagcacaataaaaattatttaaaaaaaaagactatttcaaAAGTAttgggtaaaaaacaaaaaaaccttaaaatctaAGAGAACATAAGCATGTATAAAAttctatgtgtgtatatgtagttttttgttgttgtttatacgtagttttttattattaaagagAAATTTGGACTCATTTCCTGAATGAATAAAAGTGGAAGGAAAATATCCCAAAGTGAACTGaaagtttctattttttaattataaaaaaatcaaCCACTTTATAATAGCATAAaagcatgaaaaaaaattttccaaatgATGCGCAGTGGACTAAAACCATCACAACCACTGCCAGGAAAAATATCTACAGATCGTActcctattattaaaaaaaaattagattggtGTTAATAATTTTCCAGGTGCCAAATGGCAGTTTGGAGCATTGCCGAGGGAAGACGTTCAGACCAATTCTTCAATTTGGAACATTCTGGGACTAAGATATATGTGAAATTGAATTAAAATATGGATAAAGCaacttattttctcttctctgttaCAGATATGTTTATCTGGTGTTCTGGTTGACCCTTGAAGCTGGGGGATGGGACACAAGGAAGTGACATTTATCCAGGCTGCAGGTACCAGGTCCCCAGTCAGTTGATTAGGATTCAAGGGGAGTGAAGATACCATTCCTGCTCTCAAGAAGCTGTGGAGACCTAGGccaggatcacacagctagtaagacaACAGGACCTGCGCCAGCCCCATCCTCCTTCAGTAGTGGTGACCTCCATGCAGCTCATGCAGGTTGTGgcttttaggaggctagaagtccgaattctgcacaccggctccaagggaaggctttctttctctgtcacctctggagggaggtccttgtcatcaatctttccctggtctaggagcttctcagcacaggggccctggATCCAAAGATGTTTTTCAAAGGAACCGGCCTTGGAGCATGCGTAGACATCCGCAAGGTGATCGATGGATAAATTCTGCCTGATGCAAGTACCTGAGACAGGAATCGGACTAGCACCACAGGAGGGACTGTGCAGGCATGATgctccataataagtcctgccatCCAGTCCCAGTAGCCTTTGCTACGGGTCCGTCTTGCATTCCAGATGCACGTGCAAACTAATTTAGtatgcaccaccattctgagaagtaccccccccttgaaagaaacccactaaatattcattaccctATTATCCttgccaaacccatataagccccagAAAAACCTTCCTTGGTGGGGAACAGAGGCTAACATTACTTGGTCCCTTTCTGTCCCCCGCTCACTAGCCTTCACTTTCTTTCTGCCACTAATAAACCTTTCTTcttatggaaaataaaaaaaaaaaagaactattttcCTTGCCCCTCTCCTAAGAAAATGATCAGTAAAGTGGCCTTCTATCTGATGATATAATTGGAAATTCATGAAGCTTCATTATAGGAAACGGACAAAGAAAGAACTTGTTTGACACGCCATTTTTTCTGATCAGTTGTCACTTTGCCCTTCTCTACTTCCAGAACACCTATTTAAAAATGATGTTACAATTTTTTGTATCAAAAAATCCCGATGATTTTACAAATATGACACATATGTTTTTATTACATTACCCTTCAAGGTTTAGTCAAGTCCTACCACTTCAAAAGAggcttttttaattcttgtattcatctttctttaattttttttagacctaatgtttcctgcatcattaatTTTATCCATTGTTTTATATCGCTATTCTCTATATGGGCGCtttggtggcatagcagttaagagctcagttgctaagcGAAAGGTCGGCAGGTAGCATcccccagtggctccttggaaactctatgggggcagttctactgtgtcctatagtgtcgcttgaatcaacttgacggcaatttcCTATATCAGAATCATTTTAAAGGAAAGACTTTGTCCttgtctgtttttgttgttattgttatttttcatttgtttgctagtttgcttgtttttgttttttagtatctACCATAGCACTTGACTCAGGGCACAGTTGGAAGTGGTAACTTGGTATACTTTTTAAactaaatattcttttaaaataaatatccttTCTGCATTCTCCTTTTTGATATTTCACAATTCTTTAAATATAAGCTACCATAGAAATCATAGAAACATTGAGATAAAAAGAATTTCAGAGATAATAAAATGACCCTCTCGCATTGTACCATTAGCTATCTATGGAACCTTGTATGAATCTCTGATCTGATTAGAGATTCTCTTGGAGCATTTTCAAGCTCTAATATCCCAGTGTTCAGAATTTCTGATTCCCAGTCCATGTTTCCAGTGGTAGTTTAAGTATaaaacttccaaaaatcagattCCTGAGAGGAGAATTGAAAAGATCAAGGATAATTCATTGGGAGTAGATAAAGCACCCAAATATGAAAAAGCTGGCGAGGAAGTAAGGGAGAAGGAAGTTGCTGTGATCACTGATATCTAAAAGACCGTAAGAAAAGATGGAACCAAGCTTTGAATCACGGGTCGTCGGAAACCCACACACGATTCTTTTACCAGAAAAGCTTTTACAGAAAAGGAGGGATGCAGAGATTTTCTCCAGCTTTCATTGTTTTCTGTTCTAATAACACTCCATGACTCCTTGTGTTCTAGCACAGAAAAGGGCAAAAAAGTCATGAGACAAATTATATATCCTGTATTGCAGCAGTGAGAAGTGTGGGAAACCAAGGAGACCCCATAGTTCTGTGAGTTCAGAGACTATAGGAAAGAGAACCTTGGTTTTATACCCTCAAATTATCCAGGAGATGGAGAAGGACAATCACGTGTCTATTTAGTGGCCCTGAGCTTTGAGAGGAAATGAAGcctgtgaggaggtgggacaacAAAATCCTCCATACACTAACTATCCTAAGTTTTAACATTTAATATTCAATATGCATTGCACTCCATCATAAATGCTTATTATGTATTAATTAACTTAATACAACAACCCTAGAGTACGTGTAATTAtattattgttgctaggtgctgtccagttgatttttgattcattgaccccatgtgacagagtagaactgccccatagggtttcctggccaggtctttctttctcccatggaggtaccaggtgggttcaaaccaccaaccttttgtttaaaagcccagcacttaatcattgcaccaccattATAGAGTTGCAGAAATTGAGGCATAAAAAGATTAAGTAATTTGActaagattaaacaaacaaatgaacaaaaaaagctgttgctgtctagtcgattctgactcacagtgacactgtaggacaggtagaactgccccacaggattttccaaagagcaactggtagattttagaactgccaaccgtttggttagaagctgagcttttAAGCACTACACCGCCAGATTACACCGCTAATAAACTGCGGAGCCAGGAGTCAATCTAgtaatttccttccttcctccctccctctcttttttccacattttgtttgtaaTATCTCTAAATAGATAATATATTCCCATATTTCAAAAATCAGaatagtattttaaaaatgtataatgaAGAATATTCACCCCATCTCTGCTCCCATTGTCCTGTTTCTATAGCAAGTATACCCACActcacacttgcacacacacTCACCAACACACACCACAAACttctttattaaaattttttactatttctctgACTTCTTTAACCAAATACAAGCAGATTCAAACATATAGTGACACAAATGCCTCTTTTATTATTTGAATAGAGTATACTTTCCACATTTCTGaacatgttttcttttccttacttAACAAAGTTTCTAGGAGGTCTTTCTCTATCAGTACAGACAGCTTCCTCAATTCTTCTACAGCTGCATATTTCTCCACTGTATGACTTTATCATAATTTTGTTGTAGAGCAAAGTCTCAAGActctattaaaataaaataaaaggtttaTTGGGGAATAGATACAGTTTGAACCGGGAGACAGAGTTCACAAAGTGAAACTAAGTCCTTCATCTTTCTGGAAACAAGGTTCAGTTTTTAGACATAAAGACATGACTAACCCTATGAAGGacccctagtggcatagtgattaagagcttggctgctgaccaaataGATGGtcgttcaaattcaccaggtcctccttggaaaccctgtggggcaattctactctgtcctgtagggtcactatgagtaggagccaacctgatggcacctaacaataacaataagaaTCCTACGAATATTTAAAAAACAGCTCTTCTTATGAGTTTCTCTCTTCCCAGACCATCTGtgcaaaacctttttttttatgaggatGTTGCATTTTTGTCACATGCTCCCTAGAGCACCCTGAGTACATGCATGTCTTTTTGTCTCTCTGCCCTGCTTACTCAGAGTGATCTGGTTTTCTGAGAGCAGCTGCAGTTGTGCCTCGCTCCTGCCTGTCCTCTGTGAGTCAGTGTAGACTAACCTCATTGCTGTAAGCTGGGCTCAAATGCCTCTTATTTTGCAGGCCTGCTAGCATAACACAAAATGGAGTTTGGTCTGTACCCTAGGTAGAAGCTTCTCCTATGCGAAGCACCTAGATTTTGGGTGCTCTttcatgatttatttatttattttgatttatttaacTCATCTCTTATCGATGACTAATAAAATTATCTCCAGTTTATTCTATAAAGCAAGGCTGtaataaaaatgttattaaacatATATTATTTACCAATTGTACTGAAATATGGGATGGCTAACATATTGAACTGAACATGTAGGAAATTGAATCACTTTATggtttgctgtatatattcttgacaacaaaataaataatatttttaaaaaatggtcagACTGACATGTATCAACATGGAAATTTTAACTAGGCTCAGACAGTGAGAGCTCAGAGGGCACAGTTTGGGGCTTAATCGATTCCCCTGGAATGGACTCTACCACCAGAAATGCCCAGGTAAATATTGCCTACATATCTTCCAGCTTCAGGGATTTCTTTACCCAGATGAACTTCTTAACTGGGTGCTATACTTTCATAGTTCTAATTTTAGCAATTTCCAGAATTCTATTTTCCATCATATCCCCAAATAAACAATGCCCTTATATTTTCATAATTCTGGACATAGCCTTTCTGTCCACAGCTGAAACTTGTTTATTAATGTATTATGTATAATGTGAATAAATAGCAATTATCATTATTCATTTCCCAATTAGTGTTTTTATATAAATCTTGTTTCATAAGAATTTCAAGCAGTCTGTTAAAGTCTTTGGAATGGGTAAAAGataaagagaccaaaaaaaaaaaaaaaaaacctagtataTCATCTTCTTTTAAccatgtatattttattttaacattGTCTTCGTGATAAAACAAGACACTGATTTATTGAACATTGTGTACttattgtttttctcctttcatgCACTgtttgaacatatttaaaattaCAATGAATAAGAAACCCCCGACATACAATACTTCTTTAGAAAAACACAAGCATGTATAAATACAGAAATGTACTCAAGACTAATAATTGGCACAGACCCAATATCTCAATTAGTTTCAGTTGCAATTTTAAGTAGTTAATATTAATTAAATTGACATATCCCATTACAGAATTAAAACCATGCCCTTTAAGTTCAGGTAAGCACTTCTATTTACAACCAGTACCCTGCAATTTTATATGTAtgaacacaacagcaacaaagcaATATTATTAGTTTGCATTAATTTAACCTTTAATGAATGCCAAGcactgcaaaatacataaatgttcttttgtaaattttcacAACGTTCCTAGCAGTTAAAGACCATTATCACATAGATGAGAAAATAGAGacttagaagaatttaaaatcttGCACAAGGTTTGCACATCAAAAAAGTGGTGCAAATGGAATTCGGACCTATAATAGATTGGTCTTGCCTAATTGCAAGATATATATCCCTCAAAGACAGATAAATAGGCCTTGTATTTTAGTgggtttttgtattttaaaactaAGATCAGAATTTTAGCTGAAGAATGGGAATGAGGCAAAAATACATTTCCACCTTAACTTTTTTCTTTGTCTGACAGACTTTGAGGCAAGAAAGAAGAGTTTGTGATTTGGTTAAAAATAAACtcgtattttaaattaaaaatgacattttatAACTCATTCTAATATCACATTTCTTCATAAACTTTTGCACATTATTTAACTTCGGATTTTAAATATTTGGCTTGGAAGTTGTTTGTGTTTAAATATATCCAAGATAAATGTAAGACACTCTTAATGCCATTTCTTACTTTGCAAGGAAGGGACTTGGTTTTTCTTGTGGCATTCACCAACTATTTAAATCCATGATAAAAGATTGCTTCCAGAATTCTTTTTGTATGATTCAATTAATTGAAGAAGACACTGTCCATCAGTATATTGTTATCAATATGAGTCTCAAAGTGTAAGAGGTAGAGCTTGCATCcggaagagaaagagacagagggtggtgacattcctcaataggAGGGTCCCCGCAGGGGTCCCTGACTCAGCAGTTAAAAGTTAATAGAAAGTCaacaaaagagaagagaaagaggaaagggtctctacaggggtccctgacttgACAATTAAACGTTAACAGGGGAGGTAAGAGAAAAGGGTATAGTGGTATAAAGAGAAAAGGGTATAAAGCCCTAAGAAAACGACTGCTTTGGGGCACTCAGACTCTCTCTCTATCTGAGTAGCCCACTTGACGCTCCCTGGTCAAGTGCACTTTCGTtactaaccctctgctagctaataaacctctgcttacTTGGCACTATTTGCTTCAGTGTtcgaattctttcctacacttaAGACAAGAACTGAGAGCATTCTCTCTGGTAACAAAAGTATCAGGGAATCTGTCTAGTTTTGTCACCCACCAAGTTAACAATGGAAAACTGTTATTCTATTTGTTTTGCAGCCATATAGCAAGTACACTCTGAGAGACATCTTAAAGCTAGAGTATCAAATTTTACATACTGGCAGTTTGCCCTGAATGCATTGATTCTTTAAAGGTATATAACTTAAAATAAGATGCATTTTGGGTAGAAGCCCATAGGGTAAGAAGGGAAATggaaatgacatttttaaaaaccattctttccattttgtataaaataatcacaacaaatatttttgttttgttttcctcataTCAGAGATAAGAAAGGCATAGAGACGTGAAGTGAATCTTTCAGGATAAAACAACTAGGAAACGACAGTGCCCAGATTTGATTCCCAGGTCCATATGTGTCTAGAGCAATGTTCTCATTTACTGCTTGCAATGGATGATTCAGCCTTGGACTAGCACTATGAATTCTTTAGACGTTATGTTCTTCAGCTACTAGGTTTATTCTAAAATCTCATGACTTAAAACATAGTCTGTTGAACTTTTATGTTTTCACGATGGAAATGGTCTTTGGCAGAATGCACATCAGAAAAAACTATGAAACTCCTATAGAGGTCATTGAGGTGCACGTCATAACTACTCTGCATGTGTTTTGAAAACCACAGATGATCCTGGCATTACTCATTATGAAAAACTACATGATGCCCCCCTCCCAATAGTTATCATTCAGAAGTGTTTAAAAAATTCCTCAAAGGTCAGACATGCACTAGCTGAAATTCTTACCCATGGGGAGTCACTTAGCCACTGTTGAAGAAGCATAAAATTGTGTGAATCTGTGCCTAGACATATAGCACTGAATCAGATTAAGATATAAATTCTTAATTTGGCATTTTATTGTCTTATAAAATGAACTTCTGAATTTTATAGATATATTTTAGGAGAGGCTATTGACTTCCTGTCAGAACTAAAAAACTTGAAATTATGCCACATGCCAGCCTCTATTttactattttagatgaagttaAAGGAAATGTTAGAATAGATGGAGGTAGGAtaatctttgctcttcattaggattttcttttttttcactcagaCCCACATCTTATGAAATGGAAGAGGAGCTGGAAACAGCCTGCTTTTTTTGTATCCTTAAcacaaagagtaaaaaaaaacatgcaaatataaatgtagctttttttttttcaattccttcATGGCTACATTGGTCTTTACGTTCCTGAAATGAtcaggtatcttttttttttttttttttttactgagtagGGGGTGGCAGGAGGAGATGTACTTGTCTTATTAACCCAAGTAACATCCAGGTGTTTGGGAGACATTGATTATATATTTGTATAAAGAATGGATGAGTACTTAAAAATTCAAGTTTACCTTAAGTACCTAGATTTTTCGAAGATGATTCTCTACCATGACCTGCATTATACACAAAAGTGTATTTAGTctaatcaataataaaaaaaagttagtgAGAATGGTGCTATATATTTCTGaaattcttttcatctttttttttcctacaggcCACATTGCTTTGCAAATGAGACATATAACTTATACTAAGGCTAATAATAGTTTGTgatattttattttggaaataaaaaaCTTGTCATTAGTTTAATAGTCAATGATTTTCCCAGTCTTATTATTAAATGAATTCATCACGTCTATGATTTTCAGCCAAGTTGTGAAAGCGATTGGATTTGAGCAATTTACTTTCTGTGATTTAAACTTCATAAATTGCCACTTGATTAATTATTTGCTATATGATTTATCAAGTGTGATAGTGATCTGCATACCTATTAAGAAACTGTGTTATTTTTAGTTTAACACTGTTAAATTTTAGACCCTCCAAACTGTTCTCCTGTATTCAAAGTTGACTCAGAACTCAAACAGTTGGACCCACTGAATCAAGATTGTTCCAAATTGTTGAAAAGGATTTCTTCATAATATTAATTTGCCTATGAAAATACTTTCAATGCTATCACAAAACCTGTTACAACATTCCTAATTGAAAGTCTGCAAGTGAATACCGTCAGAGTACCACAAAGCTGTGCCACAGAGTGGGAATGTTCTGGGTTAAAAGACAAAAGAACAATATTTTATCTCAGACTTCTCCAAGAAGTCTTAATCTGAAGTATGTTAACAGAAGTCAGCAGTCTATGAATCTATAAATTTATGTTCATAATTTTgataatatataaatttttttaataaaaataacctACAGATTTCAATAAATTTTCAAATGGGACCATTATTGCATAAACACTACACTAACTTTTAGGACAGATGTCTCACTTCTATCAGCCCTAACTGCTTTTTTTCATgagtttagactttttttttttttagactaaatGAAACCAAAGACATTCTAAGTTTAATCAAATGTTCCTCTAAGAATGAAACTTGTGATACTAAATCTCagatagaagatttttttttcattgtactggATAACATGGTGTAGTTTTCCCCACACTGAAATATTGGTTACTTAGTTTCCTCTTCATAACTGTCTTCACTTCCTTGTTTCTCAAAGTATAGATAAGTGGATTAAGAAAGGGGGTGAAAATCGTTTAGAAAACAGAGAGAACTTGGTCCACCAGTAAATTTGCGAAAGGCCACACATAGATGAAGATACAAGGCCCAAAGAACATGAATACAACTATGAAGTGTGCCGTGCAGGTGGAAAGAGCCTTGGATGATCCTTTGGAGGAGTGGCTCTTGATAGTGACAAGAACAATGATGTAGGAGGTAAGCAAAAGCAGAAAACTTATAAGAGCAATCACACCACTAGTTGAAATCATGAAGATCCCAAGAAcataaatatctacacaagccAGCTGGATGACCAAAGGAAGGTCACAGAAGAAACTGTCTACAACATTAGGGCCACAGAAGGGCAAGTAAAGGGTAAAAGCTAACTGGCTCATTGTATGTAGGAATCCCACTGTCCAAGAAGTCACCACAAGTCCAACACACACTCTTTGGCTCATAATCCCTGAATAATGAAGAGGTTTGCATATGGCGATGTATCTGTCAAAGGACATGGAGATAAGCAGCACAATCTCAGTTCCAGTAAAGAGGTGCAAAAAGAAGATCTGTGAAATGCAGCCCTCGAAGGAGATGGTCTTGTGTTGAGTAAAGAAGTCCATGATCATCTTTGGAGTGGCAAAGGAGGACAGGCACATGTCAATGAGAGACAAGTTGCTCAGTAGGAAGTACATGGGGGAGTGGAAGTGTGGAGTGGATATGACCGTGAGCAAAATCAGACTGTTGCTCAACATGGACattaaatagaaaatgaaaaacatcACAAAGAGGAAAATCTGGAGCTCAGAGGAATCAGTAAGTCCAAGTAACACGAATTCAGACACTCTGGAACGGTTGAACCCCTCCATTGATCTGCAGACTCTGCTCTCTAATCTTAAAAGGAACGAAATAACAGAGCTGGAAAAATATAATACTTTTGCAACTAAATGTGAAGAAATAATGATGTTACTTAATAATTCATTAGAATATTGTACCTGGAAATTGACTTTTAACTCTCTCAGaaatttggaaatttttctttttggatctgcTTAACAACTGCTATCATATATCTCTTCAAATGCACAATCTCTTGGTTttgaccagcagcatcagtgcATGTTGGGCTATAAGCATTACACACCCACACAGTAATATTCTGCTTCTGAATACTGactaaaaaacagcaacaacaacaacaaacaaaacctggTGTCattgatttggaatcaactcatatcaaccctataggacaaagtagaactgctctatagggtttccaggaacttcttatggattcaaactgctcaccttttagttggcagtcaaactcttaaccactacaccaccagggtttccaaacactgACTAAGCAGTTACATAATCCATATTTATAGAGGAAGATTACATTAAGTTTATGTGCTCTACTTAACAATGccagtaaataaaaattaaaaagagagttGAAAACACAATGGTTTTTGTTACACACCAAAAAAATGCAATTGTATTGAGCCAATTATAATTGAACACTGCATTTAATTAATGCTTTAATAGAGTGATTTCAGAAGACCTATCCTATAAGGGTGATCAATTTTTTAACTCTATTAAACTATTAAAGACCAAAAGGTGTACATGTAAAATGAAAGTTAGCCTCAACTCTTGTTGTTCTATGATCTCATagaagcatttttaaaaagagtatCCCTTCTTTAATTCTCTTTATGCTGTTCCCctcctaaatatatatatataatattgtaTCTTGTGTAATACCTATATAGACTAGACTATATTTTTCTAGTctaggctagaaaaaaaaatactctaaGGACTAAAACCTCATTTTTCAAAATCAGATTTTCAATTTACAGCACATCCAGTTACACAAACTTTATCTCCTATGAAATGTCAATGTCTTTACCAAAGAGTCAAAAGTGTGGCACAAACCAAATTAAAATTAGTACTGGTAAATGAGAGCTAATCTTATAACCAGATGAGGTTCGCTCTTCCAGCTGTCTAATGAAATTTATGTCTTTGACTACAGAAAATTCAGCCAGGTTATTTGGAAAATTATCCATGTTATTGGaaattgagtaaaaaaaaaaaatctaataagaTTTTTTCATGACTTTAGACTAACTGATCCCAAAGACATTCTAAGTttaattttatattcattttcaGCTCAAATGTTGAAATATACTTTGTACTACCAAAATCATTCCATTTTTTTAAGGTTAAATCACTTCATATGTAAAACCATGAGCTCCATTGATATTTTGTATCATCCAAGAATTCTCAGCTTTTCACATTTGGACATTTGGTCTATTTTCCTGGCTTTATCGTTTTAGacactattattttttattatacctAATCCTGTGTTACAATTTATCTATCTTTGAAAACAtgatatttttattctatataatAGTTTTCTGAGTATCCTCAAAAGATTAAAGTT
The window above is part of the Loxodonta africana isolate mLoxAfr1 chromosome 10, mLoxAfr1.hap2, whole genome shotgun sequence genome. Proteins encoded here:
- the LOC100670473 gene encoding olfactory receptor 4K2-like → MEGFNRSRVSEFVLLGLTDSSELQIFLFVMFFIFYLMSMLSNSLILLTVISTPHFHSPMYFLLSNLSLIDMCLSSFATPKMIMDFFTQHKTISFEGCISQIFFLHLFTGTEIVLLISMSFDRYIAICKPLHYSGIMSQRVCVGLVVTSWTVGFLHTMSQLAFTLYLPFCGPNVVDSFFCDLPLVIQLACVDIYVLGIFMISTSGVIALISFLLLLTSYIIVLVTIKSHSSKGSSKALSTCTAHFIVVFMFFGPCIFIYVWPFANLLVDQVLSVF